The Quercus robur chromosome 3, dhQueRobu3.1, whole genome shotgun sequence DNA segment TTCTGCTCATGTTGTTCAAATAATTATCAGGAAATAgacaatgaaaaaaagaaaagataatagGCTTAATTTCTGTAAAAGGGGATTTCTCTACTGCCAACATTTCTGGTTCTATTTCTGAATTGAATGCATACACTCTATTTCCACCAGCTATTGTTTGGTAAAatccaattgaacaaaaatttacaaagcaAAAGAGTTAGATTAACACttaaaattgaagaaatacATGCTAACAAAGATCATGAGTTGAAACCAAGAAGAGAACATAAACAGGATAAAATACGGAGATCGATTGTGACATGCCATGACATTGGAAAACCTGCCGCCATAGACATTTGCCTCAACTTAGGCTTTACTGCATTACTTTATCTAAAAATGGAGTGACCTTTGTAAGCTAGAAAGAACTTTGAAAGGAACAAAGCACACTAGATTGGAGAATTTTGGAACAAAGATTGTATAATATAATAATGCTTACAAACACTTAGAACTAAATAGTCCCTcccctatttttatttttatagaaatacAATGGTCTTTATTGTGTGGAAGTTAGTTACAGATACATTAAGATAAGGCTGTGAGagttaaaaaatgtatattccAGTTCCAGCCATCACATATATATGCAAAGAATAATTTTTGATATAATGAAAAGATAAACGGAGATGGTACTATATATAGAGGACAAAATTTAGGCATAGTACTTTAAGTGCTGTTCCTCAAGTTTTCCTATTAAGGTTCAATTATGTGgatacttaactaaaaaatacacttcaatCCTATGAACAAAAATCTGCATGACAGAATTTTATAAAAGAACCTAAGTAATAGCACttaaatactgtacctaagtctcgcccatatatatatataaggtccggttaatgtatgcccttaggACATACATTATCAAATccgtttttagaaaatttttattgggaattgaaaaacgtgtatatatatatatatataaatatatatatatggaattgTCGATAGAAATTAATTTCAGGGGACATTAAAAAAGCACAAGACTGCTACTACTTAAGACTTGATATCTGAATCTGATATGAATTAACTAACCGTGGCTTCAATGGGAACGCGGGTGTCAACACGATGCTGATAGTAGAGATCAATACAATCAATATTGAGGCGCTTCAAACTGGCCTCACAAGCTGCTCTCACATACCCTGGATCGCCACGGACTTCCATCTTCCCATCCGCAAAGCTACCGCCAAACTTTGTTGCCAATTCCACCTTCTCTCTTACCCCTCCCTTCAAAGCCTGTACCAACCCACCCACGCAAAATGGAAAATTAGCTAGGAAAGTAGTAGGAACACGTACAACATTTTAAATTAGTACCTTTCCAAGGAGGATTTCATTGGTGAAGGGGCCATAGACGTCGGAGGTGTCGAGGAAGGTGACACCAGCGTGGATGGCATGGTGGATGAGAGAGATCATGTCTTCATCAGGCTTTGGAGGACCGTAGAAGGCGGACATTCCCATGCACCCTAAACCTTGTGCAGACACCTCCAGTCCCTGTGAACCCAGCTTTATTCTCTCTACTCTTCCACCCATTATTAATTCTTTGCTTctgcttttttttcttcaacaatCAACTTCTAATACTACTTGTTGCAGCTTTATTCTCTCTACTCTTTCTTAATTATCGAAATGCTTAATGCTGGCGTAAGGGCATACGTTTTCTTCGGGTAACTATTCCCTCGCTCCAACAAGAATATATATCATGCCAACTCAACATTTATTTTAGTGTTTCCCACCCAATAAACGATAAACAAGTGACATCAGTTCCAAAAATATCGCATCAGACTACTCTACTAATCTAAACAAAAAGAGCATTTGACCCTGTTAATTTGTGGGTAGGTTCGGATCAGGCCAAAAATTTGAAGTTACTATGCTTATCTATTATTTTTACccattatatttatatgaatgTGTAGTCTAGATTTGTAACGTAAAGATCCTTTTATGGTATTGGAGAATTAGAAGACTAAAAGTTACAAAGAAATAATATAATCTGGAATTCTAAGCACAAATTACATTtgtttttactataaatttccTGTTAATTTTGTTTCCATTATCAGTTgtgttaataaaatatttttattttctgttgtttatttatttggtttttgaaaatttaaggagTGGACTATCAACCTAACGTGGTGTTAGGCTCAGTAGAGTTGTGGTACAAAAGAAAAGGTGGTTGCAAGGAAGTTTTGTATGCAGAGAGCTCATTGTAGGAGAAGGTGGGCAGTCAATGGATAATTTTGATAAGAGGAATTAGACATATTCTTTGACAGGTACAATACTTTGTCTTAGTTTACTGTTGGTAAAGCCGTAAAGGCATGATATAACACATAACGTGCTTATTAGCACGTTTGATGTTCTTAATTGTGTCTTCAATGTCATTGTTGCTGGTGATACTTACTACACAGCTATTACCATTTTCTTTCATGACTGTTTCATTGGTGGATATCATTTTCGATTTACTGAATTTATACATTTCATTTAGTAAAAGTTTGGGGTTTAATTATTCCCAAAATGAGTGAATGAAATTccgttttctttctttgaatttgtttttgataccATCAGATTTGTTGGAAATTTGTAGTGGCAAAgctattcatatattttttgtattttacgcTGCAATTACTAGTACTGTTTAATGCCTATGATTGTGTTAGGTactttaatttcttattcttatGTGAgtgccttcttcttttttgcacAGATAAATCTCCAAGGCTGGAGCTTAAATGCTGTAAAACATTGAAAGAGAATATCAAGTAGCTTATGCTGGGTTATTGATGGAAGATGTGATTTGCAAATTGTCTCACTATCTATATTTATGAATGTTGAGAAAAGAAGACATTTGAGGTCTTCTACTAAGGCAATTGTATGATCGCAAGTTGTTTTGAGAGccataatttaagaaaaaagtcTTATAAGTAGATTGTTTCATTTCATGTTTGTCATACAACTTTCATATATGAATAGTGGACAATTATATTGTTTTCAAGTTTGTTTTCCGCGGAGTTATTGTTTTCAAGTTTGTAATTGCAAATATTATCTTCAAGCCAATTAGGATACAATAAAGCATGCTTGAGTTTTCATCATTATATATAGAGGTGGACCTCACCCAaaggtgaaaaaaaattctgaagtAAAGACTGATCTAGTTTTAAGCAGAATTTTATGATTGCACAACAATTTACTCATAAAgctcaaattcaaatttgatgTATTAAATTGTTTTGTAAATTGATCATAATTGTtggatttgagaaaaattgaagATTGAATGGCTAAACATTTTGGCAACACAAATTAGAGAGCACATCAATGTATTTGGTTCATCttaatacaattaaattttgctCATATTGAACAAAAGTCCTTTGTAAGGttaatttttagcaaaagaaaatgagaaccCCGAAGTCATCTCCAAGACTATTTGCAAATTGTTTAGATTGGAGGAACTGTAATCACCCTCCAAAATTATTAGCCTCTCCCTTAATGAATTTTACGGCCTTCATCCACAATTGTCTTAGTCAAAGATGCATGTATAGAAATGAACtttattacatttaaaaatagtCATCATTTTCATATAGAATCTAACATTTTTGTTTAGCCACATTAGTTACAAAATGTATCCAAAAGAGTTGTTACAAAAGGTATCAATTGTCCAAATTGTTAGATATGCCATCCAAAAACTGTCCAAGTCAAATATGTTGCCCAAAAATATTGTCCACCAGTTGTGCATACATCTGTGCAGTTTGCTATTCCAAAAAACTGTCCAAAAATGTTCTCCATCATTCTTCAGAATCTTGTGGTAGGGccctagggaaaaaaaaatgtatatgttaaagggcctttttttttcttcctaatgTAAAAAGTTGATAAAGTAACATATTGTACCTAGCTCATGTGTGACATTTACGTACTTTCTTGAAGTATTCATGTATAACTAAACATGGGATAAGCAATAAACAACTCCAGGGAAAATAATGATGATTGAATATCTCCtaagaaaaagaggaaatagTAACAAATGGTTTAACATAACAAGCAAAgctaagaaaaaaagagagattaaaatagtaattttgaACATACCATGTCTCATAGAACTAGCTTGCGGAGCTAGTGAACTAGGTGCATATTTTACACTTCTTCTCATCTTTTCCACTTCTTCTCAATAGTCTCATCTGTTAACAGGGCACAACCAATTAAAACATTGTTCCAATGACGGTTGATTCCCACAAATGGTGCACATATTAAGTTATTCTTATTAGTTCAATAAGTGGTATAAAAAATAGCATTCTCAAAACAGTCACAATCTAATTTTGATCCACCATCTCCCCTTTTCAAATGCCAAACCCCTTGTTTAAAGCATATTTATTATAAAGGTTATATGCTTCTCCTTAGGAACTCACTAGCATTCCAAGTTTAATTTCATAGTATTTACCCAATATTATATTTCatgattttcactttttttcattGTCACCAACTGTATCAAGAGCATTTTCTGAAAAATCCGTTACTAGTCTAGCCTAATCATGAAAAAGAATATTGAATGAACAACTTGAATAGACAAAACTCATAGTTTTCCATAATTACACAACCAGAGActtaaactaaaaaaagacaaaggaagaGATAGATTGAATACCTTAGTGGAGACTTTTAGAAAGAGACTAACTATTGGAATCAATTCCTTCAACAAACCGAATAGAACAGAAGCATCACATCCCTGCACCAATGCCAAATTCAAAGAGAGACAGATCAGTTTCAGTATCTAGATGAGTTTCTTAAACTCTTTGTTTCACAAAATTGGgatatatatcaaaaacaaactTCCTGTTTACGCTATCACATATACAACAAGTTTCAAGTTCTAGTATTCCTATCTATCTCCTTTGCACGCTAAAATGAGCCTTTGCATTATTTTGTGTGGTGATAAGTGAAAAAACCCATCTATagttgcaaagaaataaaaagaaactgaaaaatttGTCTCCTTTCCACACTCAGATACGCCTCCCAGCAGTAGTTTGCaagtaaataaaaagaagatgtgaAAAGGTATTGAAAAGAAGcagataaaaaggaaaaattaccCCTTTGCGTTGTTGAGTGTCGGAATTAGTGACTAAGAAAGTGGTGCGGGTTCTGACGATGACGCTAGAAATAGAACAAAGATGATTTTTGAGGTTTTCAGAGGATACAAATTCCGATCTCGCTGGACCAACAAAGCACGACAATGGCTGTATTTGGCAATGAGGTCtggggtgagagagagagaaaggagaggGAGCATTTGAGACAGAGAGAAACATTTACAATTTCAAGTTTGGTAAAGTGTGGAAGAAAGTGGCactggtttgaaattttttaggaTAAAATTGTCTTTTGCTTTGGTCCAGTGCAACAGGCTAATGTGGTTATTTTGATCACTCATTTATTGGATAAGAAATATCAAAATAGATGCTAAGTTGGTATTACTGAAACATTATATACTTTCTCCACTCCCACCCCCACTCTCTATTGGAGGAATTGagttttaaagttaaaaaaaaaataattaatttcaaccattaaatataaaaaaaaatgaataatagtAAGAAAAAGTTGTGAGAGAATTGGAGTGAATTGCAAGGAGCAATTGTTAAATGTAATTGCACCAGATTCTAATCCCTATTATAGGACGGtcccatttttttccttttctttaaatggtccgtttggttggagggatgaaagtgggaggatagaaaataaagagggaatagaaaagtttttagttttccatCATGATGTTTGGTTTGAGAGTAAAAAATggaggaataaaaaatatagtttgtataaatttattttcatgcccctaattgataaaaaaaaataacaaataagaaaaaaaaatacaaatgaacaaaaaaataaaagcaccaaaaaaataaaagcaccaAAAGTGTACAGAGAAggacaaaaaaaagttaaagaacgaaaataaataataatactaataataataaaaaagaggaaaaggacaaaaagaaaactaaaggagattagaaaaaggaaaaggacaaaaaaaactaaaaaaaagtataacaaaaagaaaaaagaaaagaaacagctAACACGAAAGATAACTGCAAACAAACACTCCCTAAGATAACTAAAAAGATGGACTTGTTGTTGAGGTGATAACGGCTGATTTAATTAGTCATGAATATAcctttctaaaagaaaaaaaataaaaagaaattagttaTGAGTATCATtcctatgatttttttaatttatagagtttcaatttatagcAATTACTTCTGAATAATTAATTACTCCAAAAATAtgatttgatttcaaaaatatgattcgatctccttgttTTCTGTTGAAATAAATCTTTCAATGAAGCCTATTAGGTgatattaattgaaaattgacATTGACGGCACATAACTGCATAAGCATTTTTTGATAATCATAACCGCATAGGCATATATGCACTGGCTAATAGCAAAAGTAAAACAATAAGTAGGAtacaaaaatcatcaaaaagTCCACAATCTTTCgagttaaatttatttttcaaaattttttaaaaataactactTAAATATATGCACTTTCCTAtgtttaccaaaattttttcgttttaatatttttccttgtaTTGTTGATTGAAATAATGGAATTGTTCCAATTGAATAACTTGACAgctttacttttctttattaggcttttgagtggagttgtggtgtgcctttatGTTAGAActcattttcctctctcttgtgtgtgtttgtttctcaaaaaaagaaaagaaaaaaaagcaatacttaaaaaaaaaaactttaattcttttttaatgCTAAAGTAGGCAATCCACTAAAATGATGCAATTGCTCTCTAAAGCTTACCTTAGTTTCCAATTTGGGGTCAAAATGGCTAAATACCATCTTTGgacaaaatatttaacattcTACTACTGTTTGAGAAATATTTAGTAATATACcactattttgaaactcgagttcatgAAGTTTGAGTTTTACATAAAACTTGAgtttatgaaaatcgagttccaaaaaAATGTGACATGGTGGCAGAGGCTAATAtggtattttataattttaaagtccacatggaaatcgagtttagGAAGCTCAAGTTGCTTGTAACATAAAGGGGAAATTACACTAAACCAACCTGTGATTTGACTCGAAGTCATTTTATCTAtctgtggtttaaaaagtgtcacTTTAACCACTTGAGGTAAGGTTTATTAGTCTCCTGTTACCCACATTTGTTATATATATggataaatttgtatttttgctacccttttatatctctctcctcccaaaacattaaaaactaaaaaaatcaagagaaaaaaagatctaaaagttaggttttataaaatttaaaaacaaacataatattGTTCTTGCAGTTGGGTCGATTGCTTCTATGGTTGAGTTTTTGTATTTGGGTCGATTGCTTCTATAGCCACctccaacaatttttttattttacagttTTCTGGTAATTGTTCATTTCCTAActctataatttataatttcctGTGATTGTACATGAGGAGAGCAGATCTAACATTGTCAGTTCTTAAGAAAGTTTGGGTTTTGTGGATTTGATCTAAACTTTGATAGAGTATGAgacatgaataattatttttttgaacatttCTTGAAAGGCCAAATAGTCGAGCCATACATGGTTCTAGGTGCGAAATAGCCAAACAATGTGCAGGTTTTCATTTTCTGACATTGTTGTTCTTGGTGCATGAAAAACTTTAGTTTTAAAATATCAAGAAGGAAAAGCAATTGTACaagttattatatttaaaatcaaaCCTCCATGTATCAGCATTCCCATTAGTTCCATTCACGTGAAATTTTCTATATGGCTTGAAGAATTGCTTTCCAAATTTCACTATCGTAAAGCATCCACAGCAATTAACAACGTGATGCATTAAGTTGTCAAGGGTGGAGTACTAATTGCAAGGCAAGATATTGTTCTATTTTGGATGAGACAGCTAGGAAATAATATAGGTACATAGAATGACTCGCTATAAAATAAGAAGGTACTTAGGATGGTAATTTGTTAATTAACCATATCTCATGGTCGTTTGCTTCCGATGttagaatacttttttttaagaagacgATATTTGTATACTTGAATAATTTGTGGAGGCATTATTTGTCAAATACAATTGGTATACAACTATTATACGTCAATTACATAGAGCAACGACCAAGccttagggcatgtttggtagactgtaataggctctgtaatgtaatagttattcctatggtcTATTTATTCTTtggtttggttatgtttttataacaaggaataatcattcttcatgaatagctattcttcaaaatgaggaataactattcctttttaaaaggttgtattatctattccttagtaagttcaataatttcaaaatttaatatatatttccaagtaaacaaactttccatatatatctaacaattataaaaataaaaaatcataaaaaataacagatatttttcttaaatttaaaaataacaatttttaaggaaatataattgtatgagtatgaaatttcataaaataaatgttaagtttcattttAATGTTATAACTTACAATCAAACTAGcaaatatgtttagttattacattacaacacattttattcatagtaataaagattacaattcctgTCACAATTCCTATTCAGTGTACTAAATATACCTTTAGTTCCAATTGTTTTTGAAATCGACAATAGATCTTCTACAATCAAAATCAGCCacctataaaacaaaataaataaaggatggATACTAGTTGTTTTCAAAATCtttaagggaatttttttttttttttttttttttttgttgataatttgataattggggGCAGGAGGATTTGAACCTGGATGTCTTCATTCAAAACACCAAGATGTGCCtattagttgagctacaaggctcttgatgGCAAGTCAAATTCGTGATACGGGAGACATGGGAGGGGTTAGGCACCATCGGACTATAAGCCCATTGGCACAAATAATGAATTGTAAAAGCCTAAAACTCATTAGGATTATCAACTAGTTTTAAACCCCAGCTCATATCTTCACAATGTCTCACATGGGGAACAAGTGCACCATTATCAGTTCCTTTCTTTGTCTTGCAATCATAAAATGGGGGAGCATGAAAACAAGGCTCCATTGACATGGCCTGACGACAAGGTGGATTAGGGGTCGTTT contains these protein-coding regions:
- the LOC126718888 gene encoding IN2-2 protein-like isoform X2, producing the protein MGGRVERIKLGSQGLEVSAQGLGCMGMSAFYGPPKPDEDMISLIHHAIHAGVTFLDTSDVYGPFTNEILLGKALKGGVREKVELATKFGGSFADGKMEVRGDPGYVRAACEASLKRLNIDCIDLYYQHRVDTRVPIEATIGELKKLVEEGKVKYIGLSEASASTIRRAHAVHPITAVQLEWSLWSRDVEEEIIPTCRELGIGIVAYSPLGRGFFSSGSKFLENLTDDDFRKNE